The Panacibacter microcysteis DNA window GGCAATGGTTTTTTGACCAGTGGATATATCAAACAGGCCACCCTGTTTTTGACGTGAAAAAGTTGTATGATAAATCAGGCAGGCAACTTAGGCTGACTGTAACACAGCTACAGCAGAAGGAGAATAATGCAGCGTATGAGCAGCCTGCTTATTTCCGGGGTAATATAGAGCTTGCAATAAACGACAGCATCAGGACATTGACCCTGCTGCCACAGGAAAAAAATGTATTCGAGATACCCTTTGCTGTGCAGCCGGCCGTCATTAACCTTGATCCGGAAAATATTTGGATAAGGGAGATTAACATGCAGAAAAGCCAGGCAGAACTTGAAGCGGAATTATCGTTTGATAAACATACACTCTGCAGAAGCAATGCAATGGCTGAATTGGTTAACCTGTATAAAGATTCAACGACTACTGCAATAAGCAAACAGAAAATCATAGAGTCGCTGCAAACTGTTATCAACAGCAATGCGTACTGGCGGTTTCGGTTCAACGCTATCGGGCAGTTGCGTGCCATACAACCTTTGCCATACGATCAGTTTACAAAGAATATGTTGCACACACTTGTACAAAAAGAAACATCATGGGTAAAAGCAGCAGCCATCACCAGCCTTGGCATAACAGCCGACAGTTCTTACGCTGATCTTTATATCAGCTGCTTCAGTGATACAAGTGACAGGGTGATCAGTGCAGCAGCTATTGCACTTGGACAATCAAAAAGTTCCAAAGCATTTGATGCACTTCTTAAACTAAAAGATAAGCCATCATGGAAAAGCCAGAGCCTGATGCATTGCCTGGCTGGTCTGGCACAACTGGGTGATGAACGCGGATCTGATATTGCAATTGAGGCATTGAAAGATAATCATTCGCCACGATGGTTTTTGGGCAATGCGTGGGACTATCCTTTTGTAGCGGTACAAACGCTGGTTGCGCTGGGCAAAACAGGTAAAGCCTACGATATACTGGCTGAGAGAATCCTGGAAGCATCAGAAGAACATGATATCAGTACTACTTTGCTCAACCTGCAGTTGATCATGATGCTCAATGATCCAAAAACAGGGGAAATAATTACAGCATTGGAAAAAGTGTACAACGATAACGAAGAAGTACTGCTGATGTTAAAGCAATACACACAACAATTATCCGCAAACAAATAGAATCAACGATATGAAAAGGAGCGAAATCATTTTGCCTGCTTACTTCGACAGGTATATCAACCAAACTGATGATGTAACCGTTGAAGAAGCATTGCTCATAAGCCTGCAGGAATTACAGCTACTACCTGTTGAAGAATGGAAAGCCATAGGTAATGCGGTATATGCACCGGGCAAATGGACGATCAAAGATATTCTGCAGCACCTGGTAGACACAGAAAGAGTATTCTCCTACAGGGCATTGTCCTTTGCGAGAGGCGAAAAAGACGTGCGCTCTTTCGATGAAAACAATTATGCCTCTATGGCCAATGCCGGGCGCAGAAGCCTGGAAGAATTGATAGAGGAAGCAATTGGTGTAAGAAAAGCAACCATGCTGCTGTTCAGCAGTTTTGATAAAGACATGTTATCAAAAGCAGGCGTGGGTTTCAAAGGTGAATACACGGTGCATG harbors:
- a CDS encoding DinB family protein; amino-acid sequence: MKRSEIILPAYFDRYINQTDDVTVEEALLISLQELQLLPVEEWKAIGNAVYAPGKWTIKDILQHLVDTERVFSYRALSFARGEKDVRSFDENNYASMANAGRRSLEELIEEAIGVRKATMLLFSSFDKDMLSKAGVGFKGEYTVHAIGFIIAGHQRWHWNIIKERYYSLHRA